The Spirosoma radiotolerans genome has a window encoding:
- a CDS encoding nuclear transport factor 2 family protein, which yields MTKEFATAFAQRWVESWNAHDLEKTLSFYSEDFIIETPMALLLYPQSGGTVVGKSEVSKYWAIGLKKNPHLRFELLDVLVGVNSLGIHLFNASSNKKSIELMCFNSDMKVHKSIAIYAE from the coding sequence ATGACTAAAGAATTTGCGACTGCTTTTGCTCAGCGCTGGGTGGAATCTTGGAATGCGCATGACCTGGAGAAAACCCTATCATTCTACTCCGAAGATTTCATCATCGAAACACCAATGGCGCTGCTTCTTTACCCACAAAGTGGTGGAACGGTTGTCGGTAAAAGTGAGGTCAGCAAGTATTGGGCTATCGGTTTGAAAAAAAATCCTCATCTGCGATTTGAACTGTTAGATGTCCTGGTTGGCGTAAATAGCTTAGGTATTCATCTGTTTAATGCCTCTTCCAACAAGAAATCTATTGAATTAATGTGTTTCAATAGCGACATGAAAGTGCATAAATCAATTGCCATTTATGCAGAATAA
- a CDS encoding VOC family protein has protein sequence MPTDNLMKVDIYINYAGHCEEAFRFYEQHLGGKITMMTAHEQLTSNFPTDWKNPILHARIEIGGITLMGADIPNAEPMRSAYLTIRVDTPEKAEQTFNLLSIDGQVFMQMEQTFFATRFGMLRDKFGTSWMILNETGKH, from the coding sequence ATGCCGACAGATAATTTAATGAAAGTAGATATTTATATTAATTATGCTGGTCATTGCGAAGAAGCATTCCGGTTTTACGAGCAGCATCTTGGGGGTAAGATAACCATGATGACTGCTCATGAACAATTAACTTCCAATTTTCCAACGGATTGGAAGAATCCCATTCTTCATGCCCGAATTGAGATAGGCGGTATAACACTTATGGGCGCCGATATTCCAAATGCCGAACCCATGCGCAGTGCCTATCTAACCATAAGAGTTGATACGCCTGAAAAAGCAGAACAGACCTTTAATCTGCTTTCTATCGATGGTCAGGTTTTTATGCAAATGGAACAGACTTTTTTCGCAACTCGCTTTGGCATGCTTCGTGATAAATTCGGGACCTCCTGGATGATACTTAATGAGACAGGCAAGCACTAA